The following are encoded together in the Triticum dicoccoides isolate Atlit2015 ecotype Zavitan chromosome 6B, WEW_v2.0, whole genome shotgun sequence genome:
- the LOC119322561 gene encoding uncharacterized protein LOC119322561 isoform X3, translating to MDLRLAAASRKIGRPDYVLLCTYGCSDAVDINKTTACVSLSKMGCIKVTISKQDLPSISYFHVTCPDLTENPFTQSPEILWSSENFILFRVHLVGPGPPEFFLYMVEGPEFKRPMLSLLPDFGSYCVREMLDPYLVGVVPDDDGKSHFVTAFKRKESADCELHIYRLEGSTGTWSKEHIFPDFPSWARSGVFPDKVVALGQEVGYVDLLKGILFCNVVKNPVKAHFIPLPNLLPNNQHYFYEELPGQAIRDVTCTDGYKIMCVELEDLFGFTTRIPDPDVLHDFEVDPSMKVVKHMRVGWRLVTWYREIFWDHWQKVCKIHVDELGEVSLPPHGRTEPLPPKNLKPSSRAKKLPLSDLQTACPILCGDYVCLLSKWDYRDDEAWIVTVDMWKKAVRGLVRVKDGISMRLNPAYISFVMKNYRKGESDGRSSLVKDTPFHGKRCL from the exons ATGGAccttcgcctcgccgccgcctcccgcaaAATTGGCCGCCCCGACTACGTCCTCCTCTGCACATATGGGTGCAGCGACGCGGTGGACATTAACAAGACCACAGCGTGCGTCTCGCTGAGCAAAATGGGATGCATCAAGGTAACCATCTCAAAACAAGATCTGCCATCGATCTCCTACTTCCATGTTACCTGTCCCGACCTCACAGAGAACCCCTTCACCCAAAGTCCTGAGATCCTTTGGTCGTCGGAGAACTTCATCCTCTTCCGTGTCCATCTCGTCGGACCCGGCCCACCAGAGTTCTTCCTCTATATGGTCGAAGGCCCGGAGTTCAAGAGGCCGATGCTTAGTCTGCTTCCTGACTTTGGCTCGTATTGTGTTCGCGAGATGCTAGATCCATACCTTGTAGGCGTCGTTCCCGACGATGACGGCAAGAGCCATTTCGTGACCGCTTTCAAAAGGAAGGAGTCAGCGGATTGCGAACTCCACATCTACAGGCTTGAAGGCAGTACCGGGACCTGGAGCAAAGAGCATATTTTCCCAGATTTCCCCTCCTGGGCACGTTCAGGGGTTTTTCCAGATAAGGTGGTTGCATTAGGTCAAGAAGTGGGCTATGTCGATCTCTTGAAGGGGATTCTTTTCTGCAATGTGGTCAAAAATCCGGTGAaggcacatttcattccattgccgaACCTGCTACCCAACAACCAACACTACTTCTATGAAGAATTGCCAGGACAGGCAATACGTGATGTCACCTGCACTGATGGTTATAAAATCATGTGTGTTGAGCTGGAAGATTTATTCGGTTTCACAACCAGAATCCCTGATCCTGATGTACTCCATGATTTTGAAGTTGATCCATCTATGAAGGTGGTAAAGCACATGCGTGTTGGTTGGAGGCTCGTGACATGGTATCGGGAGATTTTTTGGGACCATTGGCAAAAGGTGTGTAAGATTCATGTTGATGAACTTGGAGAAGTCTCCTTGCCTCCTCATGGTAGAACAGAACCCTTGCCACCCAAGAACCTGAAACCATCTTCTAGAGCTAAAAAGTTGCCTCTGAGCGACCTGCAAACAGCTTGTCCGATCCTCTGTGGCGATTATGTTTGCCTCCTCTCCAAGTGGGACTATCGTGATGATGAGGCTTGGATTGTCACTGTTGACATGTGGAAGAAAGCAGTGAGAGGACTGGTGCGAGTTAAAGATGGGATATCCATGCGTCTCAATCCAGCCTACATATCCTTTGTGATGAAGAATTATCGCAAGGGTGAATCAG ATGGACGTAGCTCTCTTGTGAAGGATACTCCTTTTCACGGCAAACGTTGTCTG TGA
- the LOC119322561 gene encoding uncharacterized protein LOC119322561 isoform X2, with product MDLRLAAASRKIGRPDYVLLCTYGCSDAVDINKTTACVSLSKMGCIKVTISKQDLPSISYFHVTCPDLTENPFTQSPEILWSSENFILFRVHLVGPGPPEFFLYMVEGPEFKRPMLSLLPDFGSYCVREMLDPYLVGVVPDDDGKSHFVTAFKRKESADCELHIYRLEGSTGTWSKEHIFPDFPSWARSGVFPDKVVALGQEVGYVDLLKGILFCNVVKNPVKAHFIPLPNLLPNNQHYFYEELPGQAIRDVTCTDGYKIMCVELEDLFGFTTRIPDPDVLHDFEVDPSMKVVKHMRVGWRLVTWYREIFWDHWQKVCKIHVDELGEVSLPPHGRTEPLPPKNLKPSSRAKKLPLSDLQTACPILCGDYVCLLSKWDYRDDEAWIVTVDMWKKAVRGLVRVKDGISMRLNPAYISFVMKNYRKGESDGRSSLVKDTPFHGKRCLFPAEEDTEGFDNGTKRMIWLSRPP from the exons ATGGAccttcgcctcgccgccgcctcccgcaaAATTGGCCGCCCCGACTACGTCCTCCTCTGCACATATGGGTGCAGCGACGCGGTGGACATTAACAAGACCACAGCGTGCGTCTCGCTGAGCAAAATGGGATGCATCAAGGTAACCATCTCAAAACAAGATCTGCCATCGATCTCCTACTTCCATGTTACCTGTCCCGACCTCACAGAGAACCCCTTCACCCAAAGTCCTGAGATCCTTTGGTCGTCGGAGAACTTCATCCTCTTCCGTGTCCATCTCGTCGGACCCGGCCCACCAGAGTTCTTCCTCTATATGGTCGAAGGCCCGGAGTTCAAGAGGCCGATGCTTAGTCTGCTTCCTGACTTTGGCTCGTATTGTGTTCGCGAGATGCTAGATCCATACCTTGTAGGCGTCGTTCCCGACGATGACGGCAAGAGCCATTTCGTGACCGCTTTCAAAAGGAAGGAGTCAGCGGATTGCGAACTCCACATCTACAGGCTTGAAGGCAGTACCGGGACCTGGAGCAAAGAGCATATTTTCCCAGATTTCCCCTCCTGGGCACGTTCAGGGGTTTTTCCAGATAAGGTGGTTGCATTAGGTCAAGAAGTGGGCTATGTCGATCTCTTGAAGGGGATTCTTTTCTGCAATGTGGTCAAAAATCCGGTGAaggcacatttcattccattgccgaACCTGCTACCCAACAACCAACACTACTTCTATGAAGAATTGCCAGGACAGGCAATACGTGATGTCACCTGCACTGATGGTTATAAAATCATGTGTGTTGAGCTGGAAGATTTATTCGGTTTCACAACCAGAATCCCTGATCCTGATGTACTCCATGATTTTGAAGTTGATCCATCTATGAAGGTGGTAAAGCACATGCGTGTTGGTTGGAGGCTCGTGACATGGTATCGGGAGATTTTTTGGGACCATTGGCAAAAGGTGTGTAAGATTCATGTTGATGAACTTGGAGAAGTCTCCTTGCCTCCTCATGGTAGAACAGAACCCTTGCCACCCAAGAACCTGAAACCATCTTCTAGAGCTAAAAAGTTGCCTCTGAGCGACCTGCAAACAGCTTGTCCGATCCTCTGTGGCGATTATGTTTGCCTCCTCTCCAAGTGGGACTATCGTGATGATGAGGCTTGGATTGTCACTGTTGACATGTGGAAGAAAGCAGTGAGAGGACTGGTGCGAGTTAAAGATGGGATATCCATGCGTCTCAATCCAGCCTACATATCCTTTGTGATGAAGAATTATCGCAAGGGTGAATCAG ATGGACGTAGCTCTCTTGTGAAGGATACTCCTTTTCACGGCAAACGTTGTCTG TTTCCAGCCGAAGAGGATACTGAGGGGTTCGACAATGGAACAAAGAGAATGATATGGTTGAGTCGACCTCCATAG
- the LOC119322561 gene encoding uncharacterized protein LOC119322561 isoform X1, whose amino-acid sequence MDLRLAAASRKIGRPDYVLLCTYGCSDAVDINKTTACVSLSKMGCIKVTISKQDLPSISYFHVTCPDLTENPFTQSPEILWSSENFILFRVHLVGPGPPEFFLYMVEGPEFKRPMLSLLPDFGSYCVREMLDPYLVGVVPDDDGKSHFVTAFKRKESADCELHIYRLEGSTGTWSKEHIFPDFPSWARSGVFPDKVVALGQEVGYVDLLKGILFCNVVKNPVKAHFIPLPNLLPNNQHYFYEELPGQAIRDVTCTDGYKIMCVELEDLFGFTTRIPDPDVLHDFEVDPSMKVVKHMRVGWRLVTWYREIFWDHWQKVCKIHVDELGEVSLPPHGRTEPLPPKNLKPSSRAKKLPLSDLQTACPILCGDYVCLLSKWDYRDDEAWIVTVDMWKKAVRGLVRVKDGISMRLNPAYISFVMKNYRKGESDGRSSLVKDTPFHGKRCLQFPAEEDTEGFDNGTKRMIWLSRPP is encoded by the exons ATGGAccttcgcctcgccgccgcctcccgcaaAATTGGCCGCCCCGACTACGTCCTCCTCTGCACATATGGGTGCAGCGACGCGGTGGACATTAACAAGACCACAGCGTGCGTCTCGCTGAGCAAAATGGGATGCATCAAGGTAACCATCTCAAAACAAGATCTGCCATCGATCTCCTACTTCCATGTTACCTGTCCCGACCTCACAGAGAACCCCTTCACCCAAAGTCCTGAGATCCTTTGGTCGTCGGAGAACTTCATCCTCTTCCGTGTCCATCTCGTCGGACCCGGCCCACCAGAGTTCTTCCTCTATATGGTCGAAGGCCCGGAGTTCAAGAGGCCGATGCTTAGTCTGCTTCCTGACTTTGGCTCGTATTGTGTTCGCGAGATGCTAGATCCATACCTTGTAGGCGTCGTTCCCGACGATGACGGCAAGAGCCATTTCGTGACCGCTTTCAAAAGGAAGGAGTCAGCGGATTGCGAACTCCACATCTACAGGCTTGAAGGCAGTACCGGGACCTGGAGCAAAGAGCATATTTTCCCAGATTTCCCCTCCTGGGCACGTTCAGGGGTTTTTCCAGATAAGGTGGTTGCATTAGGTCAAGAAGTGGGCTATGTCGATCTCTTGAAGGGGATTCTTTTCTGCAATGTGGTCAAAAATCCGGTGAaggcacatttcattccattgccgaACCTGCTACCCAACAACCAACACTACTTCTATGAAGAATTGCCAGGACAGGCAATACGTGATGTCACCTGCACTGATGGTTATAAAATCATGTGTGTTGAGCTGGAAGATTTATTCGGTTTCACAACCAGAATCCCTGATCCTGATGTACTCCATGATTTTGAAGTTGATCCATCTATGAAGGTGGTAAAGCACATGCGTGTTGGTTGGAGGCTCGTGACATGGTATCGGGAGATTTTTTGGGACCATTGGCAAAAGGTGTGTAAGATTCATGTTGATGAACTTGGAGAAGTCTCCTTGCCTCCTCATGGTAGAACAGAACCCTTGCCACCCAAGAACCTGAAACCATCTTCTAGAGCTAAAAAGTTGCCTCTGAGCGACCTGCAAACAGCTTGTCCGATCCTCTGTGGCGATTATGTTTGCCTCCTCTCCAAGTGGGACTATCGTGATGATGAGGCTTGGATTGTCACTGTTGACATGTGGAAGAAAGCAGTGAGAGGACTGGTGCGAGTTAAAGATGGGATATCCATGCGTCTCAATCCAGCCTACATATCCTTTGTGATGAAGAATTATCGCAAGGGTGAATCAG ATGGACGTAGCTCTCTTGTGAAGGATACTCCTTTTCACGGCAAACGTTGTCTG CAGTTTCCAGCCGAAGAGGATACTGAGGGGTTCGACAATGGAACAAAGAGAATGATATGGTTGAGTCGACCTCCATAG